The following are encoded together in the Candidatus Flexicrinis proximus genome:
- a CDS encoding extracellular solute-binding protein has translation MHKFVTAALMVCALLMLAAAPAAAQDAAETLVVYSGRNETLIAPILARFTEVTGVQVQVVYGDTAAVANQILEEGANSPADVYIGQDAGALGALAKAGALSVLPADVLERVPSIYASTDGYWVGLSARARVLVYNPTQVEALGLTIPTSILDLTKPEYANLVGWAPANASFQSNVTALRLLLGDEAAAQWLADMVANGAVSFGSSNTNLNVAVASGEVVFGITNHYYMHNLKKETPDLNLVQTVFAPGDAGALVNVAGAGVLVTSTQPGLAQRLVLFLLGGEAQSYFTEVTSEYPLVAGIETNPNLIPLDTLVQPNLDLSNLDDLQTTLEMIEASGALD, from the coding sequence ATGCATAAGTTCGTTACTGCCGCGCTGATGGTCTGCGCCCTGCTGATGCTGGCCGCCGCCCCGGCTGCCGCGCAAGACGCCGCCGAAACCCTGGTCGTCTATTCGGGGCGCAATGAAACGCTGATCGCGCCGATCCTCGCCCGCTTCACCGAAGTGACCGGCGTTCAGGTGCAGGTTGTCTACGGCGATACGGCCGCCGTCGCTAATCAGATCCTCGAAGAAGGTGCCAACAGCCCCGCCGATGTCTATATCGGCCAGGATGCCGGAGCGCTTGGCGCGCTGGCCAAGGCTGGCGCGCTGTCGGTGCTGCCCGCCGATGTGCTGGAGCGCGTCCCGTCGATCTATGCCTCGACCGATGGATACTGGGTTGGCCTTAGCGCTCGCGCTCGCGTGCTGGTCTACAACCCGACTCAGGTTGAAGCATTGGGACTCACCATTCCGACCTCAATCCTCGACCTCACCAAGCCCGAATACGCCAATCTGGTAGGGTGGGCGCCGGCCAACGCGTCCTTCCAGTCCAACGTAACTGCCTTGCGCCTGCTGCTCGGCGACGAAGCCGCAGCGCAGTGGCTGGCGGATATGGTCGCCAACGGTGCGGTTAGCTTTGGCAGCAGCAACACCAATCTCAATGTTGCGGTCGCCAGCGGCGAAGTCGTCTTCGGCATCACCAATCACTACTACATGCATAACCTGAAGAAGGAAACGCCGGATCTGAACCTCGTCCAGACCGTTTTCGCCCCCGGCGATGCCGGCGCATTGGTCAACGTGGCCGGTGCCGGCGTACTGGTGACCAGCACACAGCCGGGGCTGGCCCAGCGCCTGGTCCTGTTCCTGCTCGGCGGCGAGGCCCAATCCTATTTCACCGAAGTGACCAGCGAATACCCGCTTGTTGCCGGAATTGAGACTAATCCGAACCTGATACCGCTTGATACACTGGTGCAGCCGAACCTCGACCTGAGCAACCTCGATGATCTGCAAACCACCCTTGAAATGATCGAAGCGAGCGGCGCGCTCGACTAG
- a CDS encoding aminopeptidase: MNDIRLTRLADLLVNYSTNVKKGDWVGILGDVTALPALREIYSAVLKAGGNPSLFLDDETMKRQFLREADDDQMAWLDPMHTLYYDKADVYIRIGGVGNTRAMSTIPGKRVQKLAEHRRSWLSTRLNRAAEGNFRWVGAWYPNEGSAQEANLSIEEYADFLYGAMFCDKQDPVAEWTRVRNEQQGKVDYLKGKEHVTLKGPNIDLSLSIKERGFVNCSGLRNMPDGEIFTGPVEESVNGWVRYSYPSIVGGRAVSGIELKFENGKVVQATAKENDDLLQAQLNTDAGARYLGEFAIGTNFGINKFTSNILFDEKIGGTVHMAVGMGYPETGSKNRSAVHWDMICDMRTDSEIHVDGELFYKNGAFVI; this comes from the coding sequence ATGAATGATATTCGGCTCACTCGGCTGGCAGACCTGCTGGTAAATTATTCGACAAACGTAAAGAAGGGCGATTGGGTGGGCATCCTCGGAGATGTCACCGCGCTGCCGGCCCTGCGTGAAATCTATTCGGCGGTACTCAAGGCGGGCGGCAATCCCTCGCTCTTCCTCGACGACGAAACCATGAAGCGCCAGTTCCTGCGCGAAGCCGACGACGATCAGATGGCGTGGCTCGACCCGATGCACACCCTCTACTATGACAAAGCCGATGTCTACATCCGTATCGGCGGCGTCGGCAATACGCGCGCCATGTCTACCATCCCCGGCAAACGCGTTCAGAAGCTCGCCGAACACCGCCGGTCGTGGCTCAGCACCCGTCTCAACCGGGCGGCTGAGGGCAATTTCCGCTGGGTCGGTGCCTGGTATCCCAACGAGGGCAGCGCGCAGGAAGCCAACCTCAGCATCGAGGAGTACGCCGACTTCCTGTACGGCGCGATGTTCTGCGATAAGCAGGACCCGGTCGCCGAATGGACGCGCGTCCGTAACGAGCAGCAGGGCAAGGTTGACTATCTCAAAGGCAAGGAGCACGTCACGCTCAAAGGCCCGAACATCGACCTTAGCCTGAGCATCAAAGAACGCGGGTTCGTCAACTGTTCCGGTCTGCGCAATATGCCGGACGGCGAGATTTTTACCGGCCCGGTCGAGGAGTCGGTCAACGGTTGGGTGCGCTACAGCTATCCGTCAATCGTGGGCGGTCGCGCGGTCAGCGGCATCGAACTCAAGTTCGAAAACGGCAAGGTCGTCCAGGCCACCGCCAAAGAGAACGACGATCTGTTGCAGGCGCAGCTGAATACCGACGCCGGCGCCCGTTATCTGGGTGAATTCGCCATCGGCACCAACTTCGGCATCAACAAGTTCACCAGCAACATCCTGTTCGACGAGAAGATCGGCGGCACCGTACATATGGCTGTCGGGATGGGCTACCCGGAGACGGGCAGCAAGAATCGCAGCGCCGTCCACTGGGACATGATCTGCGATATGCGCACGGACAGCGAAATCCACGTCGATGGCGAGCTGTTCTACAAGAACGGCGCCTTTGTGATCTAG
- a CDS encoding ester cyclase, with product MHATRARLMPLIAAAVLLLITFSSAPVTAQETAPDTHKETVSRLVKEVYNAGNLDNVEEILAEDYVNHGYGSDDLTREQFIESIEALRAALPDFEAKIEVLLADTEWAASRLRFSGTFTNAWVFNSTTTIEPNGEPVEWTLNILHRLEDGLIVEDFTAFDRLGLLIQLDASPLPALLSTLLHTGSADPIVLDEVESEGLDEAHIEAFSHVINGALNEGDLSAIDRSMAEEYLAHEPFGNLTREQFKGVVETLRAIIPDLRVDIDAVVAEGDWLAARLIYLGTFSNPIDIGPISVPATQEPIRLIINVFVHFNADGVGFEDYKEYNRLGWLIQAGLLEG from the coding sequence ATGCACGCTACACGCGCCAGACTCATGCCCCTAATCGCCGCTGCCGTTCTACTGCTCATCACGTTTAGTTCCGCCCCTGTAACCGCCCAGGAGACCGCGCCGGACACCCACAAGGAAACCGTCAGCCGGCTGGTCAAAGAGGTGTACAACGCCGGAAATCTCGACAATGTTGAGGAAATCCTGGCCGAGGACTACGTCAATCACGGATACGGCAGCGACGACCTGACACGCGAACAGTTTATCGAGTCGATCGAGGCGCTGCGGGCCGCGCTGCCGGACTTTGAGGCGAAAATCGAAGTGCTGCTAGCCGATACCGAGTGGGCAGCGAGCCGGCTCCGGTTTAGTGGGACGTTCACTAACGCGTGGGTATTCAACAGCACGACCACGATTGAGCCGAACGGAGAGCCGGTCGAATGGACGCTGAACATCCTACACCGGCTTGAGGACGGTCTGATCGTCGAGGACTTCACCGCGTTTGACCGGCTTGGCTTACTGATCCAGCTTGACGCGTCACCGCTGCCGGCGCTGCTCTCGACGCTCCTGCATACCGGCAGCGCCGATCCGATTGTCCTGGACGAGGTCGAGAGCGAGGGACTGGATGAGGCGCATATCGAGGCGTTCTCGCACGTCATCAATGGCGCACTCAACGAAGGCGACCTGAGCGCCATCGACCGCTCGATGGCCGAGGAGTACCTGGCCCACGAGCCGTTCGGGAATCTCACCCGCGAGCAGTTCAAAGGCGTGGTCGAAACCCTGAGGGCAATCATCCCCGACCTGCGCGTCGACATCGACGCCGTGGTGGCGGAAGGCGACTGGCTGGCCGCGCGGCTGATCTACCTCGGGACGTTCAGCAATCCGATTGACATCGGGCCGATCTCCGTCCCGGCGACCCAGGAACCGATCCGGCTGATCATCAACGTCTTTGTCCACTTCAACGCAGACGGTGTGGGTTTCGAGGATTACAAGGAATACAACCGGCTGGGCTGGCTGATTCAGGCGGGACTGCTTGAAGGGTAG
- a CDS encoding iron ABC transporter permease gives MENSFPNILRSLGSLSGETRGRLRASRWGLVALSLPVVAVVALPVAYLLLRAGGAGSTGIEYLLSERTLTIIAKSLAMAFSVAAASVAVGLPFAWMTTRTTLPLRRFWLVAGLLTMVIPSYLGAITFVEAFGPVGALRDLLAPLGVTRLPPVYGFFGTWVVMTLYTFPYVVLPVRAALSRIDPAQEEAARMLGLGRWRAFFRVTLPQLRPALAAGVLLSMLYTLSDFGVVMVLRYNAFTRAIFTSYNSTFDRERAALLALVLVALTAVLVWLDSRAVKSLPTYRHQGQSARKSSLIPLGRWTIPALFLFTMLVVVGVGIPVAVLSGWAFNPNITSTVPVELEHLAANSVAVSAITAIVVGLAALPLALMATRLTSRLSRMLVGISYIGNVLPGLVVGLALVHFAANYLPSIYQSIPLLVVGYAIRFLPYSVGATRSALAMISPRLDEAARTLGCTGWRATARITLPLARTGVFGGMALVALSAMKELPTTLMLSPIGFRNLATRAWTGYDSASYALVGAPGLLLLAVSALTLFVLLWQKE, from the coding sequence TTGGAAAATTCGTTTCCGAACATCCTGCGTTCCCTCGGCTCTCTCTCCGGTGAAACCCGCGGCCGCCTTCGCGCATCCCGCTGGGGGCTGGTTGCATTGTCCCTGCCGGTGGTTGCGGTGGTTGCCCTGCCGGTCGCCTATCTGCTCCTGCGGGCGGGGGGAGCCGGAAGCACCGGGATTGAGTACCTGCTCAGCGAACGGACGCTGACCATCATCGCCAAAAGCCTCGCCATGGCCTTCAGTGTCGCCGCGGCATCGGTTGCGGTCGGCCTTCCATTTGCATGGATGACGACCCGGACCACCCTCCCACTGCGGCGCTTCTGGCTGGTGGCGGGTCTGCTCACGATGGTCATACCCTCCTATCTGGGTGCGATCACATTTGTCGAAGCCTTTGGGCCGGTTGGTGCGCTGCGCGACCTGCTCGCGCCATTGGGGGTCACCCGTCTTCCTCCGGTCTATGGCTTCTTCGGCACCTGGGTCGTGATGACGCTCTATACGTTTCCCTATGTCGTGCTGCCGGTCCGTGCCGCGCTCAGCCGTATCGACCCCGCGCAGGAAGAAGCGGCGCGCATGCTTGGGCTTGGCCGCTGGCGCGCATTCTTCAGGGTGACGCTTCCGCAGCTCCGGCCTGCACTGGCGGCGGGCGTGCTGCTTTCGATGCTCTATACGCTGAGCGATTTCGGCGTCGTCATGGTCCTGCGCTATAACGCCTTCACCCGCGCGATCTTTACCTCCTATAACAGCACATTCGACCGTGAACGCGCCGCGCTTCTCGCACTGGTGCTTGTCGCCCTGACCGCGGTTCTGGTCTGGCTCGACAGCCGCGCCGTCAAATCGCTGCCGACCTATCGTCATCAGGGCCAGTCGGCGCGCAAGTCGTCTCTCATTCCGCTTGGACGCTGGACCATTCCCGCGTTATTCCTGTTTACGATGCTGGTCGTTGTCGGCGTTGGAATCCCTGTGGCTGTGCTTTCCGGCTGGGCGTTTAACCCCAACATTACGTCGACGGTTCCGGTCGAGCTGGAACACCTCGCCGCGAATTCTGTCGCTGTGAGCGCCATCACTGCGATCGTGGTCGGGCTTGCGGCACTTCCGCTGGCGCTGATGGCGACGCGGCTGACCTCCCGCTTGAGCCGCATGCTGGTCGGGATCTCCTATATCGGGAATGTGTTGCCAGGGCTGGTGGTTGGCCTCGCGCTCGTCCACTTCGCGGCCAACTACCTCCCGTCCATTTACCAGTCCATTCCGCTGCTTGTCGTTGGCTATGCGATCCGTTTTCTGCCCTATTCCGTCGGCGCGACGCGTTCGGCACTAGCAATGATCAGCCCGCGCCTCGACGAAGCCGCCCGAACGCTCGGCTGTACCGGTTGGCGGGCGACGGCGCGTATCACGCTGCCCTTAGCCCGAACCGGCGTCTTTGGGGGGATGGCGCTCGTCGCGCTCTCGGCGATGAAAGAACTGCCGACGACACTGATGCTCTCGCCGATCGGCTTCAGGAACCTCGCTACCCGTGCCTGGACCGGATACGACTCCGCCTCTTATGCCCTAGTCGGCGCGCCGGGGCTGCTGCTGCTCGCGGTTAGCGCGCTTACCTTGTTCGTGTTACTCTGGCAGAAAGAGTAG
- a CDS encoding AI-2E family transporter produces the protein MAAASANTPAPRSGSNSNWVFVAIVSGIVLAALWQIRSILLLTFTAIVLVIFFTIPIRRLTKMTLPIGNGVKIQRTSAIIITLVGVVLVMILLSLMVFPQFVNQFSSLITDTLPAGVTRVVEWWDGGRVLYSISVLNSFDLKAFVGNPTPRMLGIEELGGLGIFAVQHWGRTGTLTIDQSTLQDVVTQVLNALGQVGGTVIPLLGGVANVLLSGLIVLFISLYFLAEPERYVDRVILYTPVWYRHRMRVILDRMDEAVRAWLKITGVSMLVAGMLTGLLLLLLVGLDTWLALGVLAGLASFIPNFGPLLALIPALLVGAVQAPDRILVIVLIVYGVSFIQSQVVSPIMANEDMKMPPVLILVGQIVFGIFFGFLGLMFAVPMTAICLVLMDEIYVKDVLGDKQSVPDENVIEPHEAEAIDNKPPTISKKPTVEQQVPTLSVKPNAPKSKRR, from the coding sequence ATGGCCGCAGCATCTGCTAATACACCCGCGCCACGAAGTGGTTCGAACTCAAACTGGGTATTTGTCGCAATTGTCTCCGGCATTGTGCTGGCCGCGTTGTGGCAGATCCGCAGCATATTGCTCCTGACATTTACCGCGATCGTACTGGTCATCTTCTTCACCATCCCGATCCGCCGGCTCACCAAAATGACTCTGCCGATCGGCAATGGCGTCAAGATCCAGCGCACCTCGGCCATTATCATAACCCTCGTCGGCGTGGTTCTGGTCATGATCCTGCTTTCGCTGATGGTCTTTCCGCAGTTCGTAAACCAGTTCTCCAGCCTGATCACCGATACCCTGCCGGCTGGCGTCACCCGGGTTGTCGAATGGTGGGATGGCGGCCGCGTACTCTACTCGATTTCGGTGCTTAACAGCTTCGATCTCAAAGCCTTTGTCGGGAACCCGACGCCGCGAATGCTCGGCATCGAAGAGCTCGGCGGCCTCGGGATTTTCGCGGTGCAGCATTGGGGGCGCACCGGAACGCTCACCATCGATCAGTCAACGCTTCAGGACGTCGTCACCCAGGTTCTGAACGCCCTCGGTCAGGTCGGTGGTACGGTAATCCCGCTGCTGGGCGGCGTCGCAAACGTCCTCCTGAGCGGCCTGATCGTTCTGTTCATCAGCCTGTATTTCCTGGCCGAGCCCGAGCGCTACGTCGACCGCGTCATCCTCTATACGCCGGTGTGGTATCGGCACCGGATGCGCGTCATCCTCGACCGCATGGACGAAGCCGTCCGCGCCTGGCTCAAAATCACCGGCGTCTCGATGCTTGTCGCCGGTATGCTCACCGGACTGCTGCTGCTGCTGCTGGTGGGTCTCGATACATGGCTTGCGCTGGGTGTTCTCGCCGGTCTCGCCTCGTTTATCCCCAACTTCGGCCCGCTCCTGGCGCTGATCCCGGCGCTGCTGGTCGGTGCGGTACAGGCCCCAGACCGCATCCTGGTGATCGTCCTGATCGTCTACGGAGTCAGCTTTATCCAGAGTCAGGTCGTCTCGCCGATCATGGCCAACGAGGACATGAAAATGCCCCCGGTTTTGATCTTGGTTGGGCAGATCGTATTTGGTATCTTCTTTGGTTTCCTGGGGCTGATGTTTGCCGTCCCGATGACGGCGATCTGCCTGGTTCTGATGGACGAAATTTACGTGAAGGATGTCCTCGGCGACAAACAGTCGGTCCCCGACGAAAACGTGATCGAGCCGCATGAAGCAGAGGCGATCGACAACAAACCGCCGACGATTTCCAAGAAACCCACCGTCGAACAGCAGGTCCCGACCTTGTCCGTTAAGCCCAATGCGCCAAAATCGAAGCGGCGCTAA
- a CDS encoding ABC transporter ATP-binding protein, which yields MTPERTSSTRIATVLDVQRLSKSYGSVRAVHEASFNLRSGQFVTLLGPSGCGKTTTLRLIAGFEPPDAGSIAIHGRTVAAPAVYVPPEQRRVGMVFQDYALFPHLNVADNVGFGVRADKRTRAARVAEMLALVGLEGYGHRMPGALSGGQQQRVALARALAPAPELLLLDEPFSNLDAALRAQVRAELRSILRSAGESVVFVTHDQEEALSLSDFIAVMFDGTVAQMAPPLALYTRPATRRVAEFVGEAYWLQAHATGMTATSALGEITLVEPRQGEIDALIRPEQLTLGEGGVLARVEWREFYGHDQRIGIRLADGRTMAARTAPHLPISTGDTVTVKLRGPLLPFARE from the coding sequence ATGACTCCAGAACGCACCTCATCTACCCGTATTGCCACTGTCCTCGATGTTCAGCGCCTGTCCAAGTCCTACGGCTCGGTGCGCGCGGTCCACGAGGCGTCCTTTAACCTGCGCAGCGGCCAGTTCGTGACCCTGCTTGGGCCGAGCGGCTGCGGCAAAACCACCACCCTGCGCCTCATCGCCGGGTTCGAGCCGCCTGATGCCGGGTCGATTGCCATTCACGGCCGCACGGTTGCCGCTCCCGCGGTCTATGTGCCCCCGGAACAGCGCCGCGTGGGCATGGTCTTTCAGGACTATGCGCTCTTCCCGCACCTCAATGTTGCTGACAACGTCGGTTTTGGCGTCCGTGCCGATAAGCGCACCCGTGCCGCCCGGGTTGCGGAGATGCTTGCGCTCGTCGGGCTGGAGGGCTATGGCCATCGTATGCCAGGCGCCTTGAGCGGCGGTCAACAGCAGCGCGTCGCGCTTGCCCGGGCGCTTGCCCCTGCGCCAGAACTCCTGCTGCTGGATGAACCCTTCAGCAACCTCGATGCCGCCCTGCGGGCTCAGGTTCGCGCCGAACTCCGGTCGATCCTGCGCAGCGCCGGCGAGTCGGTCGTCTTCGTCACCCATGACCAGGAAGAGGCGCTCAGTCTGTCGGACTTCATCGCGGTGATGTTCGACGGCACAGTCGCCCAGATGGCACCGCCGCTTGCCCTGTATACCCGCCCTGCGACTCGCCGCGTCGCCGAGTTTGTCGGTGAGGCCTACTGGCTGCAGGCACACGCGACCGGAATGACGGCAACCTCGGCGCTGGGTGAAATCACGCTGGTTGAGCCGCGGCAGGGCGAAATCGACGCCCTGATCCGCCCCGAACAGCTGACCCTGGGCGAGGGCGGCGTGCTCGCTCGCGTCGAATGGCGCGAGTTCTACGGCCACGATCAGCGTATTGGCATCCGGCTGGCCGATGGCCGTACCATGGCCGCTCGCACCGCTCCGCATCTGCCGATCTCCACCGGCGACACCGTCACCGTCAAGCTGCGCGGCCCGCTATTGCCCTTCGCGCGAGAATAA
- a CDS encoding 1-acyl-sn-glycerol-3-phosphate acyltransferase → MTPAPALSADRMSALTAYIGRRPLKPRFWLCFAAETLGGRSVGRVIHARAASESLSKVEGLENVPAAGEFILAANHFSGRAAYDTTAMALLAASRSRPDILDRVTMVVGQHQMFVPSRLRRVVISQTRRLVDWVFHRWRAHALRIPLRNSEPSPVGLRAWRERRQPVFVFPEGRAGVTFGKIRRGAGRWLAAQDMPVVPVGVWWEQDGGWSVCFGAPIPWTHRLDLRDVQLGLEMAALLPEALAFDWQLDLARWRAAHHPR, encoded by the coding sequence GTGACGCCTGCGCCCGCTCTTTCTGCTGACCGCATGTCGGCGCTTACCGCCTATATCGGCCGCCGTCCCCTCAAACCCCGCTTCTGGCTGTGTTTTGCCGCCGAAACGCTGGGCGGCCGGAGTGTTGGCCGTGTAATCCACGCGCGCGCCGCCTCTGAAAGCCTCTCTAAAGTCGAGGGACTGGAGAACGTGCCTGCTGCCGGAGAATTCATCCTGGCCGCCAATCACTTCTCCGGCCGTGCTGCCTACGACACCACCGCGATGGCGCTTCTGGCCGCATCACGCTCCCGGCCGGATATCCTCGACCGGGTAACGATGGTGGTCGGTCAGCACCAGATGTTCGTCCCCTCCCGGCTGCGAAGAGTGGTGATAAGCCAGACGCGAAGGCTGGTCGACTGGGTGTTTCACCGCTGGCGTGCCCACGCACTGCGTATCCCGCTCAGGAATTCCGAACCCAGCCCTGTGGGACTGCGCGCCTGGCGCGAACGGCGCCAGCCGGTTTTTGTCTTCCCGGAAGGGCGCGCTGGGGTCACATTCGGGAAGATCCGCCGTGGCGCAGGGCGTTGGCTGGCGGCTCAGGACATGCCGGTCGTGCCGGTTGGCGTCTGGTGGGAACAGGATGGCGGCTGGAGCGTGTGTTTTGGAGCGCCAATCCCCTGGACGCACCGCCTCGATCTACGCGACGTCCAGTTGGGTCTCGAAATGGCTGCGCTGCTGCCTGAAGCATTAGCATTCGATTGGCAGCTGGACCTTGCCCGTTGGCGCGCGGCACATCACCCGCGATAA
- a CDS encoding S9 family peptidase, translated as MPKYALKDYADVRIYLPLAAYSPDGTQIAHVTNESGQYNIWVMPSGGGERRQLTTYTDNTIRALDWSPDGKTIAFSADANGDEQHQLYLLDVASGAITPLRHTEKRQHSLNGYSEDGKWLSYTANDRAEQDMDLQLYNPQTHEHRRLSEGAIVFGGPFSPDGKYLAAVNFRGNTDQDIYLYDLETGAATLAFKPELPSVAVPAAWSPDSGTLYFVTNSGREFAGMAAYTVADGTWAYVATPDWDFERIVVLKKQNRLVWSLNEDGASTLRGADLATREHFDLPALPYGVLTGLIANSAGTRLALTFSKATEAANLYEIDIAAGTLIALGRSMIAGIPEDAFIAPELVRYDTFDGRKIPAWLFKPRGDGPFPTLLSIHGGPESQERPGYAYSGFYQYMLSRGFAILAPNIRGSTGYGITYQKLIHRDWGGDELKDIEHAARFLQGLSFVDRRRIAVFGGSFGGFATLSAVTRLPQYWAAAVDLVGPSNLVTFAKAVPPFWKRMMKEWVGDPEEDADFLMSRSPITYVDNIKAPLLVIQGANDPRVVKPESDQMVERIKANGGKVTYYVDENEGHGTTRKATTLKWFAMIGDFLTDELLDEPAV; from the coding sequence ATGCCGAAATATGCACTCAAAGACTACGCCGATGTCCGCATCTATCTGCCGCTCGCGGCTTATTCGCCGGACGGCACCCAGATCGCGCACGTTACCAATGAGTCGGGCCAGTACAATATCTGGGTGATGCCGTCCGGCGGCGGCGAACGCCGCCAGCTGACGACCTATACCGACAATACCATTCGCGCCCTCGACTGGTCACCGGATGGCAAGACCATCGCCTTTAGTGCCGATGCCAACGGTGACGAGCAGCATCAGCTCTATTTGCTCGATGTCGCCAGCGGGGCAATCACACCGCTGCGCCACACGGAAAAGCGCCAGCACTCGCTCAACGGTTATTCAGAGGACGGGAAGTGGCTCTCCTATACCGCCAACGACCGCGCCGAACAGGACATGGATCTGCAGCTCTACAACCCGCAGACGCACGAGCACAGACGTCTCTCCGAAGGCGCGATTGTCTTCGGCGGGCCTTTCTCTCCGGACGGTAAATACCTGGCCGCGGTGAACTTCCGTGGGAATACCGATCAGGACATCTATCTGTACGACCTTGAGACCGGCGCGGCCACGCTCGCTTTCAAGCCGGAGCTACCGTCGGTTGCTGTGCCTGCTGCCTGGTCTCCGGACAGCGGCACGCTGTATTTTGTGACCAACTCCGGGCGTGAGTTCGCGGGGATGGCCGCCTATACCGTCGCCGATGGCACATGGGCGTATGTCGCCACGCCTGACTGGGACTTTGAGCGGATTGTCGTGCTGAAGAAGCAGAATCGTCTGGTCTGGTCACTTAACGAAGATGGCGCAAGTACACTCCGCGGCGCCGACCTGGCGACCCGCGAACACTTCGATTTGCCGGCGCTGCCCTATGGCGTATTGACCGGCCTGATTGCCAATAGCGCGGGGACCCGCCTGGCCCTTACCTTCAGCAAAGCGACCGAAGCGGCCAATCTGTACGAGATCGATATCGCGGCGGGTACGCTGATTGCACTGGGTCGGTCGATGATCGCCGGAATCCCTGAAGACGCGTTTATCGCCCCCGAACTGGTGCGCTACGATACCTTCGACGGCCGCAAGATTCCTGCATGGCTCTTCAAACCGCGGGGAGATGGGCCATTTCCGACACTGCTGTCAATCCACGGCGGGCCGGAATCGCAGGAGCGGCCGGGATATGCCTACAGCGGCTTCTACCAGTACATGTTGAGCCGGGGCTTCGCCATCCTGGCGCCCAATATCCGCGGCTCCACCGGCTATGGCATCACCTATCAGAAGCTGATCCACCGGGACTGGGGCGGTGACGAGCTCAAGGATATTGAGCATGCCGCCCGCTTTCTACAGGGGCTGAGCTTCGTCGACCGCCGGCGGATCGCCGTATTTGGCGGCAGCTTCGGTGGTTTCGCCACGCTCAGCGCCGTGACGCGCCTGCCACAGTATTGGGCCGCAGCCGTGGATCTTGTCGGACCTTCAAACCTCGTCACCTTTGCCAAAGCGGTCCCGCCATTCTGGAAGCGCATGATGAAGGAGTGGGTAGGGGACCCCGAAGAAGACGCCGACTTCCTGATGTCGCGTTCGCCGATCACCTATGTCGACAACATCAAGGCTCCGCTGCTGGTCATTCAGGGCGCCAATGACCCGCGCGTCGTCAAGCCGGAAAGCGATCAGATGGTTGAGCGCATCAAGGCCAACGGCGGCAAAGTGACCTACTATGTTGACGAAAACGAAGGTCATGGCACCACGCGCAAAGCGACCACGCTCAAGTGGTTCGCGATGATTGGCGACTTCCTGACCGACGAACTCCTTGACGAACCCGCCGTATAA